The following coding sequences are from one Salinicoccus sp. Bachu38 window:
- a CDS encoding YhfC family intramembrane metalloprotease, which produces MVSTGTIIIMSIVGLAAFLLPFLFILVLRRWFQIQWIPIIIGAVTFIVFAMVLEQISHFFILRPGVDGTIPLLETSPWLYVLYGVLAAGIFEETGRLVAFLLMKRRYGKLDTAISYGIGHGGAEAMIILGLGMVNAIVFSVLINSGSSILDGLPPETLESVTGTANHMYILSIVERAFAISVHIGFSVIVWVSVMKKGKWWLFPVAILLHALTNGTSAMMQAGLLSSIWLVYAGFIIMTAVTLWVAYMVGRKQSESGQRDTA; this is translated from the coding sequence ATGGTATCGACAGGCACAATCATCATCATGTCCATCGTAGGGCTCGCTGCATTTCTATTGCCCTTCCTCTTCATATTGGTATTGAGACGCTGGTTTCAGATCCAGTGGATCCCCATCATCATTGGTGCGGTGACCTTCATCGTCTTTGCAATGGTTCTTGAGCAGATCTCGCATTTCTTCATCCTGCGTCCTGGAGTGGACGGGACGATTCCCCTGCTTGAAACATCTCCCTGGCTATATGTACTGTACGGGGTGCTTGCTGCCGGAATTTTTGAGGAGACGGGCAGGCTTGTCGCCTTCCTGCTGATGAAGAGGAGGTATGGGAAGCTGGATACCGCCATCTCCTATGGTATCGGCCATGGAGGAGCGGAAGCGATGATCATCCTTGGCCTTGGCATGGTGAATGCAATTGTATTCAGCGTACTCATCAACAGCGGCAGCAGTATATTGGATGGATTGCCGCCGGAAACCCTGGAATCCGTGACAGGGACTGCGAATCATATGTATATCCTGTCGATTGTTGAACGGGCCTTCGCCATCAGTGTCCATATTGGCTTCTCCGTCATCGTATGGGTGTCGGTGATGAAAAAAGGGAAGTGGTGGCTCTTCCCGGTGGCCATCCTGCTCCATGCTCTGACGAATGGTACATCGGCGATGATGCAGGCAGGTTTGCTGAGCAGCATCTGGCTGGTTTATGCCGGATTTATCATAATGACTGCAGTGACGCTATGGGTCGCCTATATGGTTGGAAGGAAACAGAGTGAATCCGGGCAAAGAGACACTGCATAG
- a CDS encoding DoxX family membrane protein translates to MMRWLQEHKASEYVLLILRVYLGFGWFTSGLGKVMNGFDASGYLQNAVQNPVVGPDGNAVYPWYTFLVENIFLPMSPLVNVMVPWGELFIGLGLLLGGLTTYAVFFGLVMNFAFLFAGTVSVNPLYILIGFVILVAGHKAGSLGVDRFLYRQNKDGASRRFKFPVRKHEVTE, encoded by the coding sequence ATGATGAGATGGTTGCAGGAACATAAGGCGAGTGAATATGTATTACTTATTTTGAGGGTCTATTTGGGATTTGGATGGTTTACGAGTGGGCTGGGAAAAGTCATGAATGGCTTTGATGCCTCAGGATATCTGCAGAATGCAGTACAGAACCCTGTAGTGGGGCCAGACGGCAATGCGGTCTATCCATGGTATACATTCCTGGTGGAAAATATCTTTTTGCCGATGAGTCCGCTTGTCAATGTCATGGTTCCCTGGGGAGAACTGTTCATCGGCCTCGGGTTGCTTCTCGGAGGACTGACGACTTACGCAGTATTCTTCGGACTGGTGATGAACTTCGCTTTCCTGTTTGCCGGTACAGTTTCAGTGAACCCATTATATATTCTTATCGGTTTCGTCATCCTGGTTGCAGGACATAAGGCAGGCAGTCTCGGAGTGGACCGCTTCTTGTATCGTCAAAATAAAGACGGTGCATCCCGCCGATTCAAATTTCCGGTACGCAAACATGAAGTGACTGAATAA
- a CDS encoding YfiT family bacillithiol transferase produces the protein MDVKFPIGELDVPEKPNLNNVQEWADQIESYTERLRETVDGLSEEDLTRTYREGSWTVRQLVHHIADSQLNMYQRLKLALTADAPKVPGFVQDEWAIQPDTELPVEASIRMLEGMNARITEVARNLTDAQLDRYFIHETNGKITVATKVAKLAWHEEHHLEHIKIALSK, from the coding sequence ATGGATGTTAAATTTCCAATCGGCGAACTGGATGTTCCAGAAAAGCCGAATCTCAACAATGTACAGGAATGGGCGGATCAGATTGAATCCTATACTGAGCGGCTGAGGGAAACAGTAGATGGATTGAGTGAAGAGGATCTTACAAGAACTTATCGTGAGGGCAGCTGGACAGTAAGGCAGCTTGTCCACCATATTGCGGACTCCCAGCTGAACATGTACCAGCGCCTGAAGCTGGCCTTGACGGCCGATGCGCCTAAGGTACCGGGCTTTGTCCAGGACGAATGGGCGATACAGCCGGACACTGAGCTTCCGGTGGAAGCGTCCATCAGAATGCTCGAAGGGATGAACGCACGTATCACAGAAGTGGCACGCAACCTGACGGACGCACAATTGGATCGATATTTCATCCATGAGACGAACGGTAAGATTACTGTAGCGACAAAAGTAGCGAAGCTGGCGTGGCATGAAGAACACCACCTGGAACATATAAAAATCGCATTATCGAAATGA
- a CDS encoding alpha/beta fold hydrolase, with the protein MNIDFKHIETNGVELHVAVSGPEEGDLVILLHGFPEFWFSWRRQIRELAEAGYRVVAPDQRGYNKSDKPDGVRAYDIDTLRDDIIGLIRHFGHKDAAIIGHDWGGAVGWHLAGTRPELVRGFVAINMPHLAVFPKVMLTTPLQWLRSSYMLFFQAPKVPEKIMSSNDYRYMEQALKTTSKKGTFTEDELGAYKISWARPKALTSMLNWYRAMPFSMRRIGKSGNIEVPAKIIWGEGDQFLSSKLAEESLKFIDSDSVIWVSEATHWVHQEQPDFVNEQLIHFLDKTASRIIR; encoded by the coding sequence ATGAACATCGATTTCAAGCATATCGAGACTAATGGAGTGGAACTCCATGTTGCGGTATCCGGCCCCGAGGAGGGTGACCTGGTGATCCTTCTCCATGGTTTTCCCGAGTTCTGGTTCAGCTGGAGAAGGCAGATCCGTGAGTTGGCCGAAGCGGGATACAGGGTCGTCGCCCCCGATCAGCGTGGATATAATAAAAGTGACAAGCCTGATGGTGTGCGGGCTTACGACATCGACACGCTCAGAGATGATATCATCGGGCTCATCCGGCACTTCGGACACAAGGATGCGGCCATCATCGGCCATGACTGGGGTGGCGCGGTAGGATGGCATCTGGCAGGTACACGTCCGGAACTGGTCCGGGGCTTTGTGGCAATCAACATGCCGCACCTGGCAGTATTCCCCAAAGTCATGCTGACGACGCCCCTGCAGTGGCTGAGAAGCTCATACATGCTGTTCTTCCAGGCGCCGAAAGTGCCGGAGAAAATCATGAGCAGCAACGACTATCGATATATGGAACAGGCTCTGAAGACGACCAGCAAAAAAGGGACGTTCACCGAGGATGAACTTGGTGCATATAAGATCTCCTGGGCCAGACCCAAGGCTTTGACGAGCATGCTGAACTGGTACCGTGCCATGCCCTTCAGCATGAGGCGTATTGGAAAGAGCGGCAATATCGAAGTGCCTGCAAAAATCATATGGGGAGAAGGTGACCAGTTCCTGTCCAGTAAGCTGGCTGAGGAGAGCCTGAAGTTCATAGACAGCGATTCGGTGATCTGGGTCAGTGAAGCGACGCATTGGGTCCATCAGGAACAGCCGGATTTTGTCAACGAGCAGCTCATACATTTCCTGGATAAAACGGCTTCCCGGATCATTCGGTAA